TTCCGGTAAGGGTACGATGCAACAGAAGCTGGCGGCATTGCCACCGGTGAAGCTGGTGCTGGCGAATGGGACGATATTTCCGCAGGAAGGTAAAGTGGAAACAGCCAGTGGGTTGATCAATGCGCAGACTGGCGCCGTGAACATGCGGGCGACCTTCTCCAATCCGGATGGCCTCGTACGCAGTGGCAGCAGTGCTGTTGTAAGAATGTCCCAGCAGATAGATACTGCGTTGCTGATCCCGCAGAAGGCGACTTATCAGATACAGGGGAAATTGTTTGCCTATCTCGTAGGTAAGGATGATAAGGTCAATTCTGTAGAAGTGATCACGAGCAACAGCTATCTGGATTATTATGTCGTGACTTCCGGTGTGAAGCGCGGTGACCGGATTGTAGCAGATGGTATCAGCAACCTGCGGGAAGGTTTACAGATCAAACCTGCTGTATACACAGATACGACGTTGAATAAAACAAATTAATAAGCGTGTAATTGTAGTATATGTTACGAAGATTCATTGAAAGGCCGGTATTATCGACGGTGGTTTCCATCATTATCGTCACACTGGGTATACTGGGCATGTCATCATTGCCCATCTCACAGTATCCTGATATTGCACCGCCGACAATTCAGGTACAGGCTTCTTACAGCGGTGCCAATGCCGATGTGGTATTGAAGAGTGTCATCGTGCCGCTGGAACAGCAGATCAATGGCGTCGAGAACATGGACTACATCACTTCTACGGCAGGGAATGACGGTTCCGCTAATATCACTGTCAGCTTTAAGATCGGGAGTGATCCGAATATGGCCGCTGTCAATGTACAGAATGCAGTGTCGAGAGCGACGCCATTATTGCCACAGGAGGTGACAAGAGCAGGTGTGACCGTGCAGAAAAAGCAGACCAGTACTGTGCTCATATTCTCTGTTTACAGCGATAACCCTGCCTATGATCAGAGCTTCATTCAAAGCTATGCTGAGATCAATATTCTGCCGGTTATTAAACGTATACAGGGCGTCGGAGACGCGTCTTCTCCCGGACAGATGACCTATGCGATGCGTATATGGCTCAATTCACAGGCCATGGCGTCTTATGGGCTGGTACCCGCGGATGTCACAGCTGCGCTGGCGGAACAGAATATCCAGGCAGCGCCGGGACAGTTTGGTGAGCGTTCCGGACAGGCCTTTCAATATGTAATACGCTATCCGGGTACGCTGGTATCTCCGCAGCAGTTTGGTGATATCATTATCCGTTCCAATTCCAGGAGCCGGTTGCTACGCCTGAAGGATATTGCGCGTGTGGAATTAGGTGCGCTGAGTTACTTTAATAATACAAGAACGAATGGTTTAAACTCTGTGTCTATCGATGTGGCTCAGGTAGCAGGATCAAACGCAAAGGCAGTGATCACGCAGACCTTACAGGCGATGGATGAAGCAGCTAAGTCATTCCCTGATGGCATTCACTATGTGGTGATGCAGAATATAGATGATTTTCTGACTGCTTCCATCGATAAAGTGCTGCATACATTATTCGAAGCATTCGTACTCGTTTTCCTGGTCGTATTTATATTCCTCCAGGACTTCCGTTCTACGCTGATACCGGCCATCTCTGTGCCGGTCGCTATTATCGGTACCTTCTTCTTCCTGAATGTACTGGGCTTTACGATCAATCTGCTGATTCTCTTTGCATTGATATTAGCCATCGGTATCGTGGTGGATGATGCGATCGTGGTAGTAGAAGCCGTACACGCAAAACTGGACAGCGGGTATCAGTCCGCCAGGCAGGCAAGCACGGATGCATTGGGAGAGATATCCGGTGCGATCATTTCCATTACCCTGGTGATGTCGGCGGTATTTATACCCGTAAGTTTCATCGGAGGATCATCGGGCATCTTTTATAGACAGTTCGGATTAACACTGGCGATTGCGATCATTTTGTCTGCCGTGAATGCGTTGACACTCAGTCCGGCGTTATGTGCCCTCTTCCTGAAACCACATCACGACGGCACAACTAAACATCACCTGCTGTCCCGGTTCTATATTGCTTTCAATGCCTCCTTTGCCCGGATGAGTGAGCGATATGGGCAGGCCATCGGATTTTTTAGTAAGAAGAAATGGATACCCATCACGGTACTCACCTTGTTTGTACTGTTATTGGGTACTTTGGCAGTGAATCTGCCGAAAGGCTTTGTGCCCAATGAAGACCTGGGTTCTATCAGCTGTAATATCAGTCTGCCACCCGATGCCTCGTTAGAAAGAACAGACGCCGTAGCGCGTAAGATAGAAGCCATTGCTAAGACCATCCCCGAAGTGAATAATGTACTGGCGGTAACAGGACGTGGTCCGCTATCGGGCAGTGGGAATAACTACGCGACTGTCATATTACGACTGAAACCCTGGGCGACGCGTAAACGGGACGTACAGGCTATCACT
The DNA window shown above is from Chitinophaga agri and carries:
- a CDS encoding efflux RND transporter permease subunit, which translates into the protein MLRRFIERPVLSTVVSIIIVTLGILGMSSLPISQYPDIAPPTIQVQASYSGANADVVLKSVIVPLEQQINGVENMDYITSTAGNDGSANITVSFKIGSDPNMAAVNVQNAVSRATPLLPQEVTRAGVTVQKKQTSTVLIFSVYSDNPAYDQSFIQSYAEINILPVIKRIQGVGDASSPGQMTYAMRIWLNSQAMASYGLVPADVTAALAEQNIQAAPGQFGERSGQAFQYVIRYPGTLVSPQQFGDIIIRSNSRSRLLRLKDIARVELGALSYFNNTRTNGLNSVSIDVAQVAGSNAKAVITQTLQAMDEAAKSFPDGIHYVVMQNIDDFLTASIDKVLHTLFEAFVLVFLVVFIFLQDFRSTLIPAISVPVAIIGTFFFLNVLGFTINLLILFALILAIGIVVDDAIVVVEAVHAKLDSGYQSARQASTDALGEISGAIISITLVMSAVFIPVSFIGGSSGIFYRQFGLTLAIAIILSAVNALTLSPALCALFLKPHHDGTTKHHLLSRFYIAFNASFARMSERYGQAIGFFSKKKWIPITVLTLFVLLLGTLAVNLPKGFVPNEDLGSISCNISLPPDASLERTDAVARKIEAIAKTIPEVNNVLAVTGRGPLSGSGNNYATVILRLKPWATRKRDVQAITKELFARTTDITEAEIKFFAPPTIQGFGNSNGFSFQLQDKTGGDIAKFYKVSKDFLSALNQRPEIQFATTAFNPNFPQYLMNVNVPKIKEAGLNVTDITGVMQGYFGGIYASNFNEFGQQYRVMIQADPQFRMTPESLNGVFVRTPNGQMVPVTEFITLTQDYGPQTITRFNLFTSISVNGAPNTGYSSGQAIQAIKEVAAQTLPAGYGYEYSGIIREELSGQSQALFIFLLCLVFVYLLLSAQYESYILPLSILLTVPVGIAGALAFAWCFNIANNIYVQITLVMLIGLLAKNAILIVEYALERRKSGMSISQAAMEGAKARLRPILMTSFAFILGLIPLMLASGAGANGNHSIGTGAVGGMLTGTLFGLFITPTLFIIFQGLQERITGPAVRPAGAHS